A genomic region of Chryseobacterium sp. KACC 21268 contains the following coding sequences:
- a CDS encoding CsgG/HfaB family protein: MNKKFLILLIFFSFSRIFAQKDDRIVVGVTAFTSDESPRYVGLVTEKVVEMLTNAKRFRVVDRTSSDRVRDELELQKSEAFIDSKNLVEQGASMAAEKIITGHITKIPVYAMKNSVGTVTGYKASVAFQMKIVDVATGLSTDATSFEGKASDLMMSPESAVQHAMKSIQTEINQYFKTNFPLQGKVVKLLSSDDKVKVLLNIGKNGGVNVGDKLTVETIEMIEGQKYPQKIGVLEVTSLAGENLSEAVANDKKSGQAITKAISEDKKLECTFINKK, encoded by the coding sequence ATGAACAAAAAGTTTCTAATCCTACTGATATTCTTTTCCTTCAGTAGGATTTTTGCTCAAAAAGACGATAGGATTGTAGTGGGTGTTACAGCATTTACTTCTGACGAAAGCCCAAGATACGTGGGCTTGGTTACAGAAAAAGTGGTGGAAATGCTGACCAATGCCAAACGTTTCCGAGTGGTGGATAGAACCAGTTCCGACAGAGTGCGGGATGAATTGGAACTTCAAAAGTCCGAAGCTTTTATAGATAGCAAAAATCTTGTGGAACAAGGTGCAAGTATGGCCGCGGAAAAAATCATTACTGGACACATCACCAAGATTCCTGTTTATGCAATGAAAAATTCTGTAGGAACGGTGACTGGCTATAAGGCAAGTGTTGCTTTCCAGATGAAGATTGTAGATGTGGCAACGGGACTTAGTACAGACGCTACCAGCTTCGAAGGGAAGGCGAGCGACCTGATGATGTCTCCGGAAAGTGCCGTGCAACACGCAATGAAATCTATCCAGACAGAAATCAACCAATATTTCAAAACCAATTTTCCGCTTCAGGGCAAAGTGGTGAAACTGCTTTCTTCTGATGATAAAGTGAAAGTTCTTTTGAACATCGGAAAAAACGGTGGCGTGAATGTCGGTGATAAATTGACAGTGGAGACAATAGAAATGATTGAAGGACAAAAATACCCTCAAAAGATTGGCGTATTGGAAGTGACAAGCTTGGCGGGCGAAAACCTGAGCGAGGCAGTTGCTAATGACAAAAAATCTGGCCAGGCAATCACAAAAGCAATATCCGAAGACAAAAAACTGGAATGCACTTTTATTAATAAAAAATAA